In Candidatus Palauibacter australiensis, the DNA window CCGGTATCGAGCTCGTCAGGGTGCGCGCCGGGGGGGAGCGTGTCGAGCGTTCTCATCGCGTCTCCCCGCGCGGTCCCGGGTTCAGTCCCATTCGAGCGCCCCCTTCTTCCACGCGTATACGAGTCCGACGCCGAGCACCGTGAGGAACGCCGTGATCTCCACGAACCCGACCATCCCCAGTTCCCGGAAGATCGCGGCCCACGGAATGAGGAAGAGCGTCTCGATATCGAGGACGATGAAGAGCATCGCCACGATGTAGAAGTTGACCGAGAACCGCTCCCGCGTCGTCCCGAGCGGGGGAATCCCCGACTCGTACGGGCTCGCCTTCACGGGGGTCGGCCGGCGGGAGCCCACGAAGTGCGATACGCCCATCATCGCGGCCGCGTTCAGCACGCCGACCAACGCGAGGATCAGGATGCCGAGATATGGGTCGAGCAAGGGGGTTCGCTCCTCTCGTGCGAGCTTGTGAATTTCTTCACTTTCCCGCGCCGCGAAGGTATCGCGGAGGGGTATGGGCGGCAAGCGGTATTTGGCCTCGGACGCAGAGGGAGCGAGTGAGTCGAAAGCAGCCTGTGGTGCGGAATGTGGCGATCGGCGACGGCACGGTGCGCGTCGTGATTCTGGGCGGCGGACGCCCGGTCCTCTTCCTGCACGGGATCAG includes these proteins:
- the ndhC gene encoding NADH-quinone oxidoreductase subunit A; the encoded protein is MLDPYLGILILALVGVLNAAAMMGVSHFVGSRRPTPVKASPYESGIPPLGTTRERFSVNFYIVAMLFIVLDIETLFLIPWAAIFRELGMVGFVEITAFLTVLGVGLVYAWKKGALEWD